In Deltaproteobacteria bacterium, one genomic interval encodes:
- a CDS encoding alpha/beta hydrolase: MSTAVIDGIEVYYEIHGSGPPLLMLAPGGFDSTIEKWRVSTAWKGLDALAKLATEHQVIAYDRRESGQSGGRVERITWTTYATQGKQLLDHLGIDSAFVMGGCMGCSVALSFGVNFPERTRGLVLHWPVGGYRWKASCQARWANHLGFVRENGLDGVVERASKGTTFWADPESGPWASVIARDSAFAEQFAAEDPDRYMGIIATCGPDLFDRDTATGATAEEVMGIKAPAVIMPGDDASHATSGAHYLRECLPNGEFWNVMPPDQTTENVCERTLEFTRAHR, encoded by the coding sequence ATGTCGACTGCTGTCATCGACGGTATCGAGGTCTATTATGAAATCCATGGCTCCGGTCCGCCTTTGCTGATGCTGGCGCCCGGGGGATTCGATTCCACCATCGAGAAGTGGCGCGTGTCCACGGCCTGGAAGGGCCTCGACGCCCTGGCGAAGCTCGCCACCGAACACCAGGTCATCGCCTACGACCGGCGCGAGTCCGGGCAGTCCGGCGGCCGCGTGGAGCGCATCACCTGGACCACCTACGCCACCCAGGGGAAACAACTCCTGGATCACCTCGGCATCGACTCCGCTTTCGTCATGGGCGGCTGCATGGGCTGCTCGGTGGCGCTCTCCTTCGGCGTCAACTTTCCGGAACGGACCCGCGGATTGGTCCTCCACTGGCCGGTGGGGGGATACCGATGGAAGGCCTCGTGCCAGGCGCGCTGGGCCAACCACCTCGGATTCGTCCGGGAGAACGGCCTCGACGGGGTCGTGGAACGGGCGTCGAAGGGGACGACCTTCTGGGCCGATCCCGAGTCCGGGCCCTGGGCTTCGGTCATCGCCCGGGACAGCGCCTTCGCCGAGCAATTCGCCGCCGAGGACCCGGACCGCTACATGGGGATCATCGCGACCTGCGGTCCGGACCTGTTCGACCGCGACACCGCCACCGGCGCCACCGCCGAGGAAGTCATGGGCATCAAGGCGCCGGCCGTGATCATGCCCGGCGACGACGCGTCCCACGCCACCTCAGGAGCGCACTACCTGCGCGAGTGTCTTCCCAACGGCGAGTTCTGGAACGTCATGCCCCCCGACCAGACCACCGAGAACGTGTGCGAGCGCACACTGGAGTTCACCCGCGCGCACCGCTGA